One genomic window of Corynebacterium sp. sy039 includes the following:
- a CDS encoding TIGR03364 family FAD-dependent oxidoreductase, producing the protein MKTDLIVVGSGIVGLATAFLAHEKGLSVRVIDRSERPVGSSIMNFGHACFTGQADSTMDMAWVSRQGWIRAAETVGLWAKNSGTYVPAMTEAQMQVLEEFARHRGDEQVQLLESKMVGAKIGNPGLPSVGGAWFPLDMRVNPREAAPKLAAWLAQQGVIFQWLHEVREVASGTVVTNRGVFEAERVICCPNYFLTQLFPQLADKFSVRVCTLTMALIERPKRVPADIALFTGTSLARYDGFTGMPSMLKLKKELKENAPELVDCVANLMATGIPEGIFVGDSHSYALSPDPFMDHDVAQLLIDGVGEYFAIKNPRVIQRWQGRYADSPSVNVILEHPDEQTVVAVVTSGIGMTLSFGVADLALNGRGNVTF; encoded by the coding sequence ATGAAAACTGATTTGATTGTGGTTGGTAGCGGCATTGTAGGACTCGCTACTGCGTTTTTGGCGCATGAAAAAGGGCTCTCAGTTCGTGTTATTGATCGATCGGAGCGTCCTGTTGGTTCCTCAATTATGAATTTCGGTCATGCTTGCTTTACTGGTCAGGCTGATTCAACTATGGATATGGCATGGGTATCGCGCCAAGGGTGGATCCGGGCAGCTGAAACTGTGGGGCTATGGGCAAAAAATTCTGGGACATATGTGCCTGCTATGACAGAAGCGCAAATGCAGGTACTTGAAGAGTTTGCACGTCATCGAGGTGATGAACAAGTCCAACTCCTCGAGTCAAAAATGGTGGGTGCCAAAATTGGTAATCCGGGCTTGCCAAGTGTCGGGGGAGCATGGTTTCCACTGGATATGCGAGTAAATCCACGTGAAGCGGCACCGAAACTGGCTGCATGGCTTGCGCAACAGGGGGTAATTTTTCAGTGGTTGCATGAAGTGCGTGAGGTTGCCTCTGGCACGGTTGTAACAAATCGTGGCGTATTTGAGGCTGAACGGGTGATATGTTGTCCGAACTATTTTCTTACACAATTATTTCCGCAGTTAGCAGATAAGTTTTCTGTTCGAGTATGTACTTTGACTATGGCGTTGATTGAGCGACCAAAGCGTGTTCCTGCTGATATTGCATTATTTACTGGAACGTCTCTTGCTCGTTATGACGGTTTTACTGGTATGCCAAGTATGTTAAAGCTCAAAAAAGAGCTTAAGGAAAATGCTCCTGAACTTGTAGATTGCGTTGCTAATCTCATGGCTACTGGAATACCAGAAGGTATTTTTGTGGGGGACTCGCATAGCTATGCGTTGTCTCCGGATCCTTTTATGGATCATGATGTGGCGCAATTACTCATCGATGGTGTTGGTGAATATTTTGCCATTAAAAACCCACGAGTTATCCAGCGTTGGCAGGGGCGTTATGCTGATTCGCCTAGTGTGAATGTGATTTTGGAACATCCTGATGAGCAAACGGTGGTGGCGGTAGTAACTTCTGGCATAGGTATGACTTTATCCTTTGGGGTTGCTGATTTGGCACTTAATGGTAGGGGTAACGTCACCTTTTAG
- a CDS encoding GntR family transcriptional regulator: MAKLQQHQEIAAHLRQQIRTGVFSPGQAIPSEAQLCQQFHCARGTIRQAIATLRTEGLLSSGQGRRSRVLDTVPTQSFDGVISFSQWCQNSGIEPGQQTQWVTRRPAGSELAVRLNISATDQIVSVYRLRLMDGEPAMVERLNYPLEVGKHILIFDTDSGSIYQQLINSGISIAYAIRTIDAIPAAEEDARLLGVTPGTPLLRVRRHTFSQDGTPIEASDDRYLSHMANFTMTTVRGTPSPISMVNAQNNSEDDPIND, encoded by the coding sequence GTGGCTAAACTGCAGCAGCACCAAGAGATCGCAGCTCATCTCCGACAGCAAATTCGCACAGGTGTATTCTCCCCTGGTCAAGCAATTCCTTCAGAAGCCCAGCTATGCCAGCAATTTCATTGCGCCCGAGGCACAATTCGTCAAGCTATCGCAACACTACGCACCGAAGGCTTACTATCCTCAGGGCAAGGACGGCGATCCCGTGTCCTTGACACTGTCCCAACCCAATCCTTTGACGGAGTTATCTCTTTTTCACAGTGGTGTCAGAACTCCGGAATCGAACCAGGTCAGCAAACTCAATGGGTTACTCGTCGTCCAGCCGGATCAGAATTGGCTGTGCGCCTGAATATCTCTGCTACCGATCAGATTGTCTCGGTATATCGTCTCCGACTTATGGATGGCGAACCTGCCATGGTAGAACGCCTCAACTATCCTCTGGAAGTAGGTAAGCACATTCTCATTTTTGATACTGATTCGGGATCCATCTACCAACAACTCATCAACTCCGGTATCTCTATTGCCTACGCAATTCGCACCATTGATGCGATACCAGCAGCAGAAGAAGACGCCCGTTTACTTGGTGTTACTCCCGGAACTCCCCTACTGAGAGTGCGTCGCCATACTTTTTCCCAAGACGGTACCCCCATTGAAGCCTCCGACGATCGCTATCTCTCCCATATGGCAAATTTCACTATGACAACCGTACGTGGAACCCCCTCACCAATTTCTATGGTCAACGCACAAAACAACTCCGAAGATGATCCAATCAATGACTAG
- a CDS encoding MurR/RpiR family transcriptional regulator: protein MSAVKNIALQLIGNEHSFTKSEQKIARVLLADYPAAGLSTVASLANKAKVSAPTVIRFINELGFASYKDFQECLRTELSQRETSTLQQVSDQQAQTPSATSSALNLLHQVESSLITIPEKELQQAITLLGATSKKIFATGGDYSSVAAEHLVLQLIQLRPYVHLLPSKAILAAATLCDSKKGDILCVYDVRRYSPHTLRITKAAKELGMKIVLFTDKWLSPIASFADVVIPAEVESDSANDSSVSLLAVTEYVCNQVAATLTPLATTRLEKLDQLRLRIES from the coding sequence ATGTCTGCTGTCAAAAATATCGCCCTGCAACTCATCGGCAACGAACACTCTTTTACCAAATCAGAGCAAAAAATTGCACGAGTCCTACTCGCAGACTACCCTGCTGCAGGTTTATCAACCGTGGCATCTCTTGCCAATAAAGCAAAGGTAAGTGCGCCTACTGTCATCCGATTCATCAATGAACTTGGTTTTGCTAGCTATAAAGATTTTCAAGAATGTCTGCGCACAGAACTAAGTCAAAGAGAAACATCGACGCTGCAACAAGTCTCTGATCAACAGGCACAGACTCCATCTGCGACTTCATCTGCATTAAATTTATTGCACCAAGTCGAATCATCTCTGATCACAATCCCAGAAAAAGAACTACAACAGGCAATTACCCTTCTTGGTGCTACCTCGAAAAAAATTTTTGCTACTGGTGGTGATTACTCATCAGTAGCTGCCGAACATCTTGTTCTCCAACTTATTCAGCTACGCCCATATGTCCACCTCTTACCGAGCAAAGCAATTCTGGCTGCGGCAACCCTATGTGATAGCAAAAAAGGCGACATACTGTGCGTCTATGATGTTAGACGCTACAGTCCACATACATTGCGCATAACAAAAGCTGCGAAAGAATTAGGGATGAAAATTGTACTTTTCACCGATAAATGGCTTTCTCCTATCGCAAGTTTTGCTGATGTAGTCATTCCAGCAGAAGTTGAATCAGATAGTGCCAATGACAGTTCTGTTTCGCTTTTAGCTGTTACCGAGTATGTATGTAACCAGGTTGCAGCCACACTGACTCCCCTGGCTACAACCCGCTTAGAGAAACTCGATCAATTACGTTTGCGTATCGAATCCTAA
- a CDS encoding M20 family metallopeptidase, producing MMARDLDSFADKFYELLSAEIGMAQELRKRLHQNPRVSGEESETTQEIIAYTGCEFSTIATTGAYTRIGKKTGPAVAIRGELDALAITEKTGVTWAATNGAMHACGHDVHLAALGAVIRAARQIDLPVALVPILQPREETYPSGALDIKKSGIFEQQNIQYAIGAHVHPSLPCGSVATGAGVVNAAAAEVHFSISGQGGHGAYPHKAKDIVAPTAQIALAIPEVVRRTLDPMNPALVSVGQMIVDSGGANVLPETGKITATMRTTRKNDAETLVQALSELAQGIASAYGVVAKLEYRQGEPVLHNAEELCKEMDVFLRQAGLELAPPMRSLGADDFSFFSAAVPSVMAFVGTGSEHNMHIHLHDARFLPDEDAVRRVALTMASGYLGAARKILAP from the coding sequence ATGATGGCGAGAGATCTAGATAGCTTTGCGGATAAGTTTTATGAACTACTTTCTGCAGAAATAGGTATGGCTCAGGAATTGCGAAAACGACTGCATCAAAATCCACGAGTTTCTGGTGAAGAGTCAGAAACAACGCAAGAAATTATTGCTTACACTGGTTGCGAATTTTCTACTATCGCAACTACTGGCGCATATACCAGAATCGGAAAGAAAACAGGACCTGCAGTTGCTATTCGTGGCGAACTTGATGCTTTGGCTATCACTGAGAAAACCGGTGTGACGTGGGCAGCTACAAATGGGGCTATGCACGCCTGTGGTCATGACGTGCATTTAGCTGCTTTAGGTGCAGTGATACGAGCAGCACGACAGATCGATCTTCCTGTTGCCTTAGTACCAATTTTGCAGCCTCGCGAAGAGACATATCCCTCAGGTGCATTAGATATCAAAAAAAGTGGTATTTTTGAGCAGCAAAACATACAGTATGCAATAGGTGCACACGTTCATCCCTCATTACCTTGTGGCAGCGTGGCAACTGGTGCGGGAGTTGTTAATGCTGCGGCAGCTGAAGTGCATTTTTCTATCTCTGGCCAGGGCGGTCATGGTGCTTATCCGCATAAAGCAAAAGATATTGTTGCTCCAACTGCCCAAATAGCACTAGCAATCCCAGAAGTAGTGCGTAGAACATTGGATCCTATGAATCCTGCATTAGTAAGTGTTGGGCAGATGATCGTCGATAGTGGAGGAGCAAATGTTCTTCCTGAAACAGGAAAAATTACTGCTACGATGCGCACTACGAGAAAAAACGATGCAGAAACGCTGGTTCAAGCATTATCGGAGTTAGCACAAGGAATCGCATCTGCCTATGGAGTAGTTGCAAAGTTAGAGTATCGCCAAGGAGAACCGGTTTTGCATAATGCAGAGGAATTATGCAAGGAAATGGATGTTTTTTTACGACAAGCAGGATTAGAGCTTGCACCTCCTATGCGTTCTTTGGGCGCTGATGATTTTTCATTCTTCAGTGCTGCAGTTCCATCAGTAATGGCTTTTGTTGGTACTGGTAGTGAGCATAATATGCACATTCACCTGCATGATGCGCGGTTTTTACCTGATGAAGATGCCGTGCGTCGTGTGGCATTAACTATGGCTTCAGGATATCTTGGTGCAGCAAGAAAAATACTTGCTCCTTAG
- a CDS encoding amidohydrolase family protein, producing MSTKQLDLSQLELFDHHCHGVVEQELSRQDFEELISESTYGPAKGTTRFDTHIGFAIRNYCAPILGLPRFATAEEYLEKRRELGAREVNKRLLRDSRMTTLGIETGHAPDRILGAKEMGCAAEAQVYEIVRLERVAEEVAMAHRRQALPVEILWDAITTMLEHKLRTAIGVKSIAAYRIGLDFNPEAPTDTELDHALCRWYESVSDDKHPRLVDSTIIRALIWFAIKKSLPIQFHIGYGDNDVDLHRCNPLLLTDLLRKSVQYGATIMLLHCYPFHREAGYLADVFPHVYCDVGLAINYTGARSTAIIAESIELAPFTKVLFSSDAFGLSELYCTGARLFRCGLEKVLQTYIEKHGWPIAEAQRVAEMIGYRNAMRAYHLENKEK from the coding sequence GTGTCTACTAAACAATTGGATCTTAGTCAGCTGGAATTATTTGATCATCATTGTCATGGAGTCGTAGAGCAGGAATTATCTCGACAAGATTTTGAGGAATTGATATCAGAGTCAACGTATGGTCCAGCAAAAGGAACTACGAGATTTGATACTCATATTGGATTTGCCATAAGGAATTATTGCGCACCTATTTTGGGATTACCAAGGTTTGCTACTGCTGAAGAATACTTAGAAAAACGTCGTGAGCTAGGTGCGAGAGAAGTTAATAAACGTTTGTTACGCGATAGTCGCATGACAACTTTAGGTATTGAAACTGGTCATGCACCAGATCGTATTCTTGGTGCTAAGGAAATGGGATGTGCTGCGGAGGCACAGGTTTATGAGATTGTGCGCCTGGAACGTGTAGCAGAAGAAGTTGCTATGGCACATCGTCGTCAAGCATTGCCAGTAGAGATCTTATGGGACGCGATTACGACAATGTTAGAGCATAAACTGCGTACAGCGATTGGCGTGAAAAGCATTGCAGCGTATCGAATTGGGCTTGACTTTAATCCCGAAGCACCGACAGATACAGAATTGGATCATGCCCTTTGTCGTTGGTATGAAAGCGTTTCCGACGATAAACACCCGAGATTAGTAGACAGCACTATTATTCGAGCGCTTATCTGGTTCGCCATTAAAAAATCGCTACCTATCCAATTCCACATTGGATATGGCGATAACGACGTGGATCTGCATCGCTGCAATCCTTTGTTACTGACAGATCTGTTACGAAAATCTGTACAGTATGGCGCAACTATCATGCTCTTGCACTGCTACCCATTTCATAGAGAAGCGGGATATTTAGCGGACGTTTTTCCGCACGTCTACTGCGATGTGGGGTTGGCAATAAACTACACTGGGGCGCGCTCAACAGCGATTATTGCTGAATCTATTGAGCTAGCGCCGTTTACTAAAGTGCTCTTTTCTAGTGATGCTTTCGGATTAAGCGAGCTCTATTGCACCGGGGCAAGACTATTTCGGTGTGGCTTAGAAAAAGTTTTACAAACATATATTGAAAAGCATGGGTGGCCCATAGCCGAAGCACAACGTGTAGCAGAAATGATTGGCTATCGTAACGCTATGAGAGCATACCACTTGGAGAATAAAGAGAAATGA
- a CDS encoding glutamine synthetase family protein — MEATSNTTELLFVATSDISARAKGRAMLMSDYSPKSSLGWVPANLGIGALGHIAPGSAFGSSGDLRLRPDPTSLSTIKTPMHTVNIVLADLVEPDGKEWSSCMRTFLKRAVNDLADYGLRATVAFEHEFMDTSQSTEHHPFSLRDFRRAEPIGTQLMNIAKEAGLEPETWLPEYGKHQFEMTLRPADPVTAADRAIVLRELIHDVFEQAERNVSFSPLVSPDSVGNGVHVHFGLTDLMGKPVCFDPTQPGRLSKKAAQFAAGIIKYAPAFSALCAPLTISYKRLVPNNWSTARVYLGLNNREALLRIPSTNELYGRDPAPQLHFEYRASDIGANPWLLIGSILRAGMQGLHEQLPPEPVIEGELDLDGEHKDFAQLPHSLPAALTELSENEIVKSWFSQEFLSTFLAIKRDECEALQGLSLAQQCEVYSRVY, encoded by the coding sequence ATGGAAGCCACCAGTAACACAACTGAATTATTATTCGTTGCTACCAGTGATATTTCAGCACGAGCAAAAGGTAGAGCGATGCTGATGAGCGATTACTCACCGAAGTCGTCTTTAGGCTGGGTGCCGGCAAACTTGGGGATAGGAGCATTAGGACATATAGCACCAGGATCTGCTTTTGGCTCTAGCGGTGATTTGCGACTACGACCAGATCCTACTTCACTGAGCACGATCAAGACACCAATGCATACCGTCAACATTGTACTTGCTGATTTAGTGGAACCAGATGGGAAAGAATGGTCGTCATGTATGCGGACATTCTTAAAACGTGCAGTAAATGATTTAGCCGATTATGGTCTTAGAGCGACGGTGGCATTTGAGCATGAGTTTATGGATACGAGCCAATCCACAGAACATCACCCGTTCTCGTTAAGAGACTTTCGACGCGCAGAACCTATAGGAACTCAGTTGATGAATATCGCGAAAGAAGCTGGTCTAGAACCAGAAACATGGCTGCCGGAGTATGGTAAGCATCAGTTTGAGATGACATTACGTCCTGCAGATCCTGTCACAGCTGCAGATAGAGCTATCGTATTACGAGAGCTTATTCATGATGTGTTCGAGCAAGCAGAGAGAAACGTGAGTTTTTCTCCACTTGTATCTCCTGATTCAGTAGGCAATGGAGTGCATGTTCATTTTGGCCTGACTGATTTGATGGGGAAACCAGTATGTTTTGATCCCACGCAGCCTGGAAGACTCAGTAAAAAGGCGGCACAATTTGCTGCTGGAATTATTAAATATGCGCCTGCGTTCTCGGCATTATGCGCTCCACTGACTATCAGCTATAAGAGACTTGTACCGAATAATTGGTCAACAGCTCGTGTTTACCTAGGACTAAATAATAGAGAAGCATTGTTGCGTATCCCATCAACAAATGAATTATATGGACGTGACCCTGCACCGCAGTTGCATTTTGAGTATCGAGCTAGTGATATCGGTGCGAACCCCTGGTTATTGATTGGCAGTATTTTGCGTGCAGGCATGCAAGGTTTACATGAGCAACTACCACCGGAACCTGTAATAGAAGGTGAGCTTGATCTTGATGGTGAGCATAAAGATTTTGCACAATTACCGCATAGTTTACCTGCAGCTTTAACAGAACTTTCCGAGAATGAGATAGTTAAATCGTGGTTTTCGCAAGAATTTCTCAGTACGTTCCTCGCCATAAAGCGTGATGAGTGCGAGGCATTACAAGGTCTTTCTTTAGCACAACAATGTGAGGTTTATTCTCGTGTCTACTAA
- a CDS encoding APC family permease, with protein sequence MDHEPTQRTLKTWEITAISLGFMGPVMAMSLNGIGIAGLVGKSVPFTFCLAFIGTLLVAYSFIRLTGFIGHSGSIYALAGLTIGPRAGFFGGWVLLGTYICFSMCIVGACAVFGTAFFAELGIELDGQQWMFIAVFVLAIGLFLNSRESKITARFLLSVGFIGIASMLFLAIFILIKVGTDIDSAPVKTGIDFSVFTPGNSRWTTIITASVFAFLSWAGFESGSALGEETHNPTKIVPRSLLYAVVLGGITYIFVMFAVTIGFGTDSQGIAAFSSSSSALTELSTRYINHGFAVGMAAVAFCVALAAFLSSTAAASRLLYALARDDCGPRVFAYISKKHAIPLYAVWFCIILAVGSALALGLMGMSSVDIYYYLATIGTLCMVVAYATTSLGVIFFILQSRRAIPRYEIFIPILALCYLLFVYFIQIHDQSAPFTYFPYIAGAWCFLGIVIATARPRLAEKIGKEMRDKNPI encoded by the coding sequence ATGGATCATGAACCAACTCAAAGAACATTAAAAACATGGGAAATTACGGCCATATCATTGGGATTCATGGGACCAGTTATGGCTATGTCTCTCAACGGAATTGGCATCGCTGGTTTAGTAGGAAAATCAGTTCCCTTTACTTTTTGTCTGGCCTTCATCGGCACACTATTAGTGGCGTATAGCTTTATTCGCTTAACTGGTTTTATCGGTCATTCTGGATCAATTTATGCATTAGCAGGACTAACTATAGGCCCACGTGCTGGATTCTTTGGTGGGTGGGTTTTACTCGGAACTTACATATGCTTTTCTATGTGTATCGTCGGCGCATGTGCAGTTTTTGGCACTGCTTTCTTTGCAGAATTAGGGATTGAACTAGACGGTCAGCAATGGATGTTCATTGCTGTATTTGTGCTGGCGATTGGGTTATTTCTCAACAGCCGGGAATCGAAAATAACAGCACGATTTCTGCTCTCAGTGGGCTTCATCGGAATTGCTTCCATGCTTTTCCTTGCAATTTTTATTCTCATAAAAGTAGGAACAGATATAGACAGTGCACCAGTAAAAACCGGAATAGATTTTTCCGTATTCACCCCTGGAAACTCACGCTGGACGACGATTATCACTGCATCCGTGTTTGCATTTTTATCATGGGCAGGTTTTGAGTCTGGGAGTGCCTTAGGAGAAGAAACACACAATCCAACGAAAATAGTGCCGCGCTCTCTGCTCTATGCAGTTGTCTTAGGCGGGATAACATACATCTTTGTAATGTTCGCAGTTACCATTGGTTTTGGCACAGACTCACAAGGAATAGCAGCTTTTAGTTCTTCTTCATCAGCGTTAACTGAACTGTCTACGCGCTATATCAACCACGGTTTTGCTGTGGGGATGGCAGCTGTTGCATTCTGTGTGGCTCTAGCTGCTTTTTTAAGTTCAACTGCAGCAGCTTCACGTCTGCTCTATGCCTTAGCGCGTGATGATTGCGGACCACGAGTTTTTGCTTATATCTCGAAAAAACACGCGATTCCGCTTTATGCTGTCTGGTTTTGCATAATTCTAGCTGTCGGATCAGCTCTTGCATTAGGGCTGATGGGAATGTCAAGCGTAGATATTTATTATTACTTAGCAACAATCGGCACCCTATGCATGGTAGTTGCCTATGCCACCACGTCGTTAGGCGTTATATTTTTCATTTTGCAATCTCGTCGCGCTATACCGCGCTATGAAATTTTTATTCCGATACTTGCACTGTGCTACCTGCTTTTTGTCTATTTCATTCAGATACATGATCAAAGCGCACCTTTTACTTATTTCCCGTATATAGCTGGGGCATGGTGCTTTTTAGGAATAGTAATAGCCACAGCTCGACCACGATTAGCAGAAAAAATAGGCAAAGAAATGAGGGATAAGAATCCTATATAG
- a CDS encoding 1-phosphofructokinase family hexose kinase has protein sequence MIVTLTPNPSIDATVTLSSPLELGTVNRAQSISHVAGGKGINVSHAIHKAQKATHALFPAAQHDQFINLLEEIAVPYSRITLDDKVRVNTTITDPHGVTTKLNGTGPHLSSTHQTQLMSALLDKAAHANWVVLAGSLPQNTPVDFYAALCQVLRKELPHVRIAVDTSDAPLKALGKHLHHAAPNLLKPNGLELGQLVGCDGNALENAARQGNFSDIIKATHTIISRGVSEVLVTLGDAGALLATSSGIWHASPPPITVVSTVGAGDCCLAGYLMARAEGKTFAQALQQAVAYGSAATALPGTTIPTPELINTTDTVITELAF, from the coding sequence ATGATCGTGACTCTCACACCAAATCCAAGCATTGACGCTACCGTCACTCTTTCTTCCCCACTCGAACTAGGCACTGTTAATCGAGCACAATCAATAAGCCATGTTGCTGGCGGCAAAGGCATCAATGTGTCTCATGCCATTCATAAAGCACAAAAAGCAACACACGCACTCTTTCCTGCTGCACAGCATGATCAATTTATTAACCTCTTGGAGGAAATAGCCGTACCGTATAGCCGCATTACGCTTGACGACAAGGTTCGAGTAAACACCACAATCACTGATCCCCACGGAGTAACCACTAAGCTCAACGGGACAGGACCTCATCTTAGTAGCACGCATCAAACACAGCTGATGAGTGCGTTACTTGATAAAGCAGCGCACGCAAATTGGGTGGTTCTTGCAGGATCACTACCCCAAAACACGCCTGTAGATTTCTACGCTGCACTTTGCCAGGTTCTACGCAAAGAACTACCTCACGTACGTATCGCTGTTGATACTTCCGACGCACCGCTAAAAGCACTCGGGAAACATCTTCATCACGCAGCACCTAACTTGCTTAAACCCAATGGATTAGAATTAGGCCAGCTCGTCGGCTGCGATGGTAATGCTTTAGAAAATGCAGCACGACAAGGAAATTTCAGCGATATCATTAAAGCAACTCACACCATCATTAGTCGGGGTGTTTCTGAAGTATTAGTAACCCTAGGCGATGCAGGTGCTCTTCTTGCCACCAGTTCTGGTATCTGGCACGCAAGTCCACCCCCTATTACAGTTGTATCTACCGTTGGCGCAGGTGACTGCTGTTTAGCAGGATATCTCATGGCCCGAGCTGAAGGAAAAACTTTTGCCCAAGCATTGCAACAAGCAGTTGCCTATGGCTCTGCTGCCACAGCACTACCTGGGACTACTATTCCGACACCAGAGCTGATCAATACCACAGATACTGTTATCACAGAACTAGCCTTTTAA
- a CDS encoding fructose-specific PTS transporter subunit EIIC gives MTSALISTDLVTLDKDCGTTPESVITHLAELVYQAGRANNATELAQAAIAREQKAGTGVPGKVAIPHCRSAAVSEPTLAFARLNPAVDFAGPDGDAHLVFLIAAPADGGKEHLKILSKLARALVLPDFLAALGTAQSEDEIVALVLDVVTAEKKTSTAPASSKASTSSAKTTIVAVTACPTGIAHTYMAADALTQAATKCNDVELAVETQGSSHNAPLDQKVIDNAQAVIFATDVGVRDRERFAGKPVIESGVKRAINEPDTMLKEAISAAHNPQARTVSGKTSSRVPTDTNQSQLGWGKRLQQAIMTGVSYMVPFVAAGGLLLALGFLFGGADMAQGWQDIVTQHSLTNLPGHEVNSMTFERSGFALYFGAVLFATGQAAMGFIVAALSGYIAFALAGRPGIAPGFAGGAIAVSVGAGFIGGLITGLLAGFIAMWIGSWRTPRWLASLMPVMLIPLMTSLIVGSLMYLFLGAPLAYIMTSLQNMLASMSGSSAILLGIVLGLMMCSDLGGPINKAAYLFGTAGLSTGDPASMHIMAAVMAAGMVPPIALSLATLIKKNLFTPVEQENGKSAWLMGLAFVSEGAIPFAAADPLRVIPAMMLGGATTGALSMALDVGSRAPHGGIFVLFAIDPIWGYVIALLSGIVVSTISVLVLKQALPNKTLQETVNTPA, from the coding sequence ATGACTTCCGCACTCATTAGCACTGATCTTGTCACTCTCGATAAGGATTGCGGTACCACACCTGAGTCCGTTATTACTCATCTTGCCGAACTTGTTTATCAAGCTGGACGCGCAAACAACGCAACGGAACTAGCACAAGCAGCAATTGCCAGAGAACAAAAGGCAGGAACAGGTGTTCCAGGCAAAGTAGCTATCCCTCATTGTCGTAGTGCAGCAGTATCAGAACCGACCCTTGCTTTTGCTCGCCTAAATCCTGCGGTTGATTTTGCTGGTCCTGATGGTGATGCGCATCTTGTTTTCCTCATCGCCGCACCCGCCGACGGCGGGAAAGAGCACCTCAAAATCCTCTCTAAATTAGCACGAGCACTGGTTCTCCCTGATTTTCTTGCTGCACTAGGCACTGCGCAATCCGAAGATGAAATCGTCGCATTAGTGCTAGACGTGGTAACCGCTGAGAAGAAAACCTCCACTGCCCCTGCCTCCAGTAAAGCAAGCACTAGCTCCGCTAAAACCACTATCGTTGCTGTCACTGCCTGCCCTACAGGCATTGCGCATACCTATATGGCAGCAGATGCACTCACCCAGGCAGCAACCAAATGCAATGATGTGGAACTTGCAGTGGAAACTCAGGGGTCATCTCATAATGCCCCTCTGGATCAAAAAGTTATTGACAACGCTCAGGCTGTTATTTTCGCTACCGACGTTGGGGTTCGTGACCGAGAAAGATTTGCCGGAAAACCAGTCATTGAATCTGGTGTCAAAAGAGCAATTAACGAACCCGATACCATGCTCAAAGAAGCAATAAGTGCAGCACACAATCCGCAAGCACGTACTGTGTCTGGCAAGACAAGCTCTCGTGTTCCCACAGACACTAACCAATCACAACTTGGGTGGGGAAAACGTCTCCAACAAGCCATTATGACAGGCGTGTCCTATATGGTGCCTTTTGTTGCCGCAGGTGGTCTGCTCTTGGCACTAGGTTTCTTATTCGGTGGTGCAGATATGGCACAAGGCTGGCAAGATATTGTCACACAGCATAGCCTCACCAACTTGCCGGGTCATGAGGTGAATTCCATGACATTTGAGCGTTCTGGTTTTGCTCTTTATTTCGGAGCAGTTCTCTTTGCCACTGGTCAAGCAGCTATGGGCTTCATTGTTGCTGCACTATCAGGTTATATCGCTTTCGCCTTAGCCGGTCGCCCCGGAATCGCACCTGGATTTGCTGGTGGTGCCATTGCAGTAAGTGTTGGCGCTGGATTCATCGGAGGATTAATCACTGGACTACTTGCTGGTTTCATAGCCATGTGGATTGGTTCTTGGAGAACACCCCGCTGGCTTGCCTCACTCATGCCTGTCATGCTTATCCCACTCATGACGTCTTTGATCGTCGGTAGTTTGATGTATTTATTTTTAGGTGCACCACTGGCATATATCATGACAAGTTTGCAGAATATGTTGGCAAGTATGTCTGGTTCTTCTGCGATCCTTTTAGGCATTGTTCTAGGTCTTATGATGTGTTCTGATCTTGGCGGACCAATCAACAAAGCAGCCTATCTCTTTGGCACTGCCGGGTTATCAACCGGCGACCCCGCCTCCATGCATATCATGGCCGCTGTTATGGCAGCCGGCATGGTTCCACCTATTGCACTGTCTTTAGCTACGCTGATAAAGAAAAATCTCTTTACCCCTGTAGAACAAGAAAATGGCAAATCAGCATGGTTAATGGGACTCGCTTTTGTTTCTGAGGGGGCAATTCCGTTTGCGGCAGCAGACCCACTGCGTGTCATCCCAGCGATGATGCTCGGCGGTGCCACTACAGGAGCACTGAGCATGGCTTTAGACGTAGGATCACGTGCACCACATGGCGGTATTTTTGTACTCTTCGCTATCGACCCAATCTGGGGCTATGTCATTGCGCTACTAAGTGGAATCGTAGTCAGCACCATTTCCGTACTCGTATTAAAACAAGCTCTTCCCAATAAAACCCTCCAAGAAACAGTCAACACCCCCGCATAA